The proteins below come from a single Iocasia fonsfrigidae genomic window:
- the ltrA gene encoding group II intron reverse transcriptase/maturase has protein sequence METKLARIAEVARNRPNERFTSLIHLINYELIVKCHHELAGNKAAGVDEVTKAEYGKNLPGNVKSLTARMKRWAYRPLPAKRVYIPKENGKKRPLGIPAYEDKLVQKALSKILNAIYEEDFLECSFGFRPGRNCHDALRILGRIVNRDDINYVVDTDIKGFFDNVDHGWMMKFIDHRIKDPNIQRLISRLLRAGVMEAGIKYDTPQGTPQGGVCSPIMANLYLHHVVDLWFNKTMRKELKGKAYMVRYADDIIFCLQYKEDVKYFYKAMKERISKFGLELSEEKTKIVNVSADDDNDTFDFLGFTHYMGKCKDGIKRLKRKTSNKRYHRSIMRCKSWLKYNRTLPVKELMRKLNRKLTGTYNYYAVSDNSKSIDSLYDEVQKLVYKWLNRRSQKKSFDWEKFEIFLEKYPIVKPRIKVNLYRLGAGASYVR, from the coding sequence GTGGAAACGAAACTTGCAAGAATAGCTGAAGTAGCTAGAAATAGACCTAATGAAAGATTTACATCACTAATACATCTAATTAATTATGAATTGATAGTCAAATGTCATCATGAACTAGCTGGAAACAAAGCAGCTGGAGTAGATGAAGTAACAAAAGCGGAGTATGGAAAGAATCTTCCAGGGAATGTTAAGAGCTTAACAGCTAGAATGAAAAGATGGGCATATAGGCCATTACCTGCGAAAAGGGTATATATTCCAAAAGAAAATGGGAAGAAGAGACCGCTAGGGATTCCAGCATACGAAGACAAACTAGTTCAAAAGGCACTATCAAAGATTCTAAATGCGATATATGAAGAAGACTTTCTTGAATGTTCATTTGGTTTTCGTCCAGGAAGAAACTGTCATGATGCCTTGAGAATATTAGGAAGAATAGTTAACAGAGATGATATTAACTATGTAGTTGATACAGATATTAAAGGATTCTTTGATAATGTAGACCACGGGTGGATGATGAAATTCATTGACCATCGAATTAAAGATCCTAATATACAACGACTCATATCGAGACTTCTTCGGGCTGGAGTCATGGAGGCAGGAATAAAATATGACACTCCACAAGGAACACCGCAAGGTGGAGTCTGTTCTCCAATTATGGCGAATTTATATCTACATCATGTTGTTGACCTATGGTTTAATAAAACAATGCGTAAAGAGTTAAAGGGTAAAGCTTACATGGTGAGATACGCAGATGATATAATATTTTGCCTACAGTATAAAGAAGATGTAAAATACTTCTATAAAGCAATGAAAGAAAGAATATCCAAATTCGGTTTAGAGTTATCAGAAGAGAAAACTAAGATAGTAAATGTATCTGCTGATGATGACAATGACACATTTGATTTTCTTGGATTTACCCATTATATGGGTAAATGTAAGGATGGAATCAAACGACTAAAGAGAAAGACAAGTAATAAGCGATATCATCGTAGTATAATGAGATGTAAATCCTGGCTAAAATATAATAGAACTCTTCCAGTAAAAGAACTAATGAGGAAGTTAAACAGAAAACTAACAGGAACATACAACTATTATGCAGTATCAGATAACAGCAAAAGTATTGATAGCCTGTATGATGAGGTTCAAAAGCTAGTTTATAAATGGTTAAACAGACGCAGTCAAAAGAAAAGCTTTGACTGGGAGAAGTTCGAAATATTCTTGGAGAAATATCCTATTGTCAAGCCAAGAATAAAAGTAAATTTATATAGATTAGGTGCTGGTGCTAGTTATGTTAGGTGA
- a CDS encoding group II intron maturase-specific domain-containing protein — protein sequence MLSTEQKATLLYSISENTRTLPVKELMRKLNRKLTGTYNYYAVSDNSKSIDSLYDEVQKLVYKWLNRRSQKKSFDWEKFEIFLEKYPIVKPRIKVNLYRLGAGASYVR from the coding sequence ATGCTGTCGACTGAGCAGAAGGCAACATTATTGTATTCGATAAGCGAGAATACAAGAACTCTTCCAGTAAAAGAACTTATGAGGAAGTTAAACAGAAAACTAACAGGAACATACAACTATTATGCAGTATCAGATAACAGCAAAAGTATTGATAGCCTGTATGATGAGGTTCAAAAGCTAGTTTATAAATGGTTAAACAGACGCAGTCAAAAGAAAAGCTTTGACTGGGAGAAGTTCGAAATATTCTTGGAGAAATATCCTATTGTCAAGCCAAGAATAAAAGTAAATTTATATAGATTAGGTGCTGGTGCTAGTTATGTTAGGTGA
- a CDS encoding retropepsin-like aspartic protease translates to MTFKIQIKDNLPFVQMKVQYKDKEKMLKNVLVDTGSASSILKGELVREIGIKPEPEDILGSVRGVGGSEFVYIKRVDLLSIGDIIVDDFKIDVGEMDYGFDIDAIIGMDFLQKTGAIIDLHNCSISR, encoded by the coding sequence ATGACATTCAAAATACAAATAAAGGATAATCTACCATTTGTACAAATGAAAGTACAATATAAAGATAAAGAAAAGATGTTAAAAAATGTATTGGTCGATACAGGGTCTGCAAGTAGTATTTTAAAAGGAGAATTGGTTAGAGAAATTGGAATTAAACCTGAACCTGAGGATATTCTCGGTAGTGTAAGAGGTGTTGGGGGTTCAGAGTTTGTTTATATAAAGCGAGTAGATTTATTATCGATTGGAGATATAATAGTAGATGATTTTAAAATAGATGTTGGCGAGATGGATTATGGATTTGATATTGATGCAATAATAGGTATGGACTTTTTACAAAAAACAGGAGCTATTATTGATTTACATAATTGTAGTATAAGTAGATAG
- a CDS encoding type II toxin-antitoxin system RelE/ParE family toxin — MSKKYSIYYLPVARKDLIGIIEYIQEDSPNAALKFLDQIENTISKLEDFPYMGATPKDTLLQFKGYRILVIQSYLVFYVVKENTLEVEIRRIIHGKRKYDFLL, encoded by the coding sequence ATGAGTAAAAAATATAGTATATACTATCTTCCTGTTGCACGAAAAGATTTAATAGGTATTATAGAGTATATTCAAGAAGATAGTCCTAATGCAGCATTGAAATTTCTAGATCAAATTGAAAATACTATTTCTAAATTAGAAGACTTTCCGTATATGGGGGCGACGCCTAAAGATACTCTTCTCCAATTTAAAGGCTATCGCATTTTAGTTATTCAAAGCTATTTAGTCTTCTATGTGGTAAAAGAAAACACATTAGAAGTTGAGATCCGCCGGATAATTCATGGAAAACGAAAATATGATTTTTTACTTTAA
- a CDS encoding type II toxin-antitoxin system Phd/YefM family antitoxin, with product MPNIRPVSDLRNNFKQISELCHEEGEPVFLTKNGKGDMVVMSQALYEKQKALLELYQKLGEAETESESNANKIPHKQVMDEMRAKLNE from the coding sequence ATGCCTAATATTAGACCAGTTTCTGACTTGAGAAATAATTTTAAACAAATATCAGAATTATGCCATGAAGAAGGCGAACCAGTATTCCTAACCAAAAATGGTAAAGGTGATATGGTTGTTATGAGTCAAGCTTTATATGAAAAACAAAAGGCTCTACTAGAATTATACCAAAAATTAGGAGAAGCTGAAACCGAAAGTGAATCAAATGCAAACAAAATCCCCCACAAACAAGTAATGGATGAAATGAGAGCTAAGCTAAATGAGTAA
- a CDS encoding methyltransferase family protein, translating into MLKKIKLLLFALLGVISYTIIFFILRIGLKYIPSFFLWSDYKLICNIYSMPMYFIDVIYYIFGMIVTTHGIINLFLISKENHKAQNMKTRKPEKLIKTGFYSRARHPMYGTFMIINLGLFLSIRSLWSILIIILFFTIKYISTDYEEKNELIKIFGNNYKEYREEVSNKFFLPIYKVYIIISVILTIVGISIFIW; encoded by the coding sequence GTGTTAAAAAAAATAAAATTATTACTTTTTGCATTATTGGGTGTTATATCTTATACAATAATATTTTTTATTCTAAGAATTGGTCTAAAATATATTCCTAGTTTTTTCTTATGGAGTGATTATAAATTAATTTGCAATATTTATAGCATGCCTATGTATTTTATAGATGTTATATATTACATTTTTGGAATGATAGTTACTACTCATGGAATTATTAATCTTTTTCTAATTTCTAAGGAAAATCATAAAGCTCAAAATATGAAAACAAGAAAGCCAGAAAAATTAATAAAAACAGGTTTTTATTCAAGAGCAAGGCATCCTATGTATGGAACTTTCATGATTATTAATTTGGGTTTGTTTCTTTCGATTCGTTCTTTGTGGAGTATATTAATAATAATTTTATTTTTTACAATTAAATATATTAGTACTGATTATGAAGAAAAAAATGAATTAATAAAAATATTTGGAAACAATTACAAAGAGTATAGAGAGGAAGTAAGTAATAAGTTTTTCCTGCCTATTTACAAAGTATACATAATTATTAGTGTTATTTTAACAATAGTTGGTATTAGTATTTTTATTTGGTAA
- a CDS encoding helix-turn-helix domain-containing protein yields MTLGKRICKLRKKNGLKQEDLGKKLKVVKSTISLYENDVNIPDINKIKKLAEIFEVSLEYLLFGKKQSDLINKLRNLTENNSELENLLSCLADRKDLLQLLQETKSLSPGEIEKLIRIIKIVKEKP; encoded by the coding sequence ATGACACTAGGAAAACGAATATGTAAACTCAGAAAAAAAAACGGACTTAAACAAGAAGATTTAGGGAAAAAACTCAAGGTAGTAAAATCTACAATTTCACTATATGAAAATGATGTTAACATACCTGATATAAATAAAATAAAGAAACTGGCCGAGATATTTGAAGTTTCTTTAGAATATCTACTTTTTGGTAAAAAGCAAAGCGATTTAATAAACAAACTCAGAAATCTAACAGAGAATAATTCTGAACTGGAAAATTTACTATCCTGTTTAGCAGACCGGAAAGATTTACTGCAATTACTCCAGGAAACAAAAAGCCTTAGCCCCGGGGAAATAGAAAAGCTCATTCGGATAATTAAAATAGTAAAAGAAAAGCCATGA
- a CDS encoding ABC transporter substrate-binding protein, whose protein sequence is MIKRERFFVLFALLMVLTFSFSTVLFAEEYNIAVIVKATDSGFWQDLFTGAEAADEKMDKVKITKHGPTSEADIAEQVAILENVISRRPDAIVIASTSSDATVPSLERAYDLGIKIITIDNKVNTDKINSHLATDNIKGGKLAAKMFVKLVKEHGNSIAAGKVGIISSMAGVQVLADRDKGFITGLKEYAPALELLETRYVNNRIAEALSTTEDILTSNAEALVGFFADNNHTGIGTARAIEERKLTDKLPVVAFDADDDEKRALQNGSIDCLIVQDPFGMGYKGVQFAVDAIEGKELPKYVDTGVVAVTKDNFDDNEIYYLLNPKKRAEAVLAE, encoded by the coding sequence ATGATTAAGAGAGAAAGATTTTTTGTCTTATTTGCGTTGCTTATGGTTCTGACTTTTAGTTTTTCAACTGTTCTATTTGCTGAGGAGTATAATATTGCTGTTATTGTCAAGGCTACTGATTCTGGTTTTTGGCAGGATCTATTTACTGGTGCAGAAGCAGCCGATGAAAAAATGGATAAGGTAAAAATTACTAAACATGGGCCGACCTCAGAAGCTGATATTGCAGAGCAGGTTGCTATTTTAGAAAATGTTATTTCAAGAAGGCCTGATGCAATTGTAATTGCTTCCACCAGTTCTGATGCTACAGTACCTTCTTTAGAGCGGGCCTATGATCTGGGTATCAAAATTATTACAATTGATAATAAAGTAAATACTGATAAAATTAATTCCCATCTTGCAACTGATAATATTAAAGGAGGAAAACTGGCAGCAAAAATGTTTGTAAAATTAGTCAAAGAACATGGTAATTCGATTGCTGCTGGTAAGGTAGGTATAATTAGTTCTATGGCTGGTGTACAGGTTCTGGCTGATCGTGATAAAGGATTTATCACAGGATTGAAAGAATATGCCCCTGCTTTAGAATTACTGGAAACACGTTATGTTAATAACCGTATTGCTGAGGCTTTATCAACAACAGAAGATATTCTTACAAGTAATGCTGAAGCATTAGTTGGTTTCTTTGCTGATAATAATCATACTGGTATAGGGACTGCCAGGGCAATTGAGGAAAGAAAATTAACAGATAAATTACCTGTGGTAGCTTTTGATGCAGATGATGATGAAAAAAGGGCCCTTCAAAATGGTTCTATTGATTGTTTAATAGTTCAGGATCCATTTGGTATGGGCTATAAAGGGGTTCAATTTGCAGTAGATGCGATTGAAGGAAAAGAGCTTCCTAAATATGTGGATACAGGTGTGGTAGCTGTGACAAAAGATAATTTTGATGACAATGAGATTTATTACTTGTTAAATCCAAAAAAACGTGCTGAAGCTGTTTTAGCTGAGTAA
- the deoC gene encoding deoxyribose-phosphate aldolase, whose amino-acid sequence MKFTKKEVAKTIDHTCLNPAGRIADIQKLCEEAAIYGFASVAIGPDFVKYASKKLEGTDVKVDVAVGFPLGYNTTATKVFETKEAIDNGATEVDMVANLVAVKDKRWDKVKDDINQLADVCGDITLKVIFETCYLKKDEIIKLAEICLEIEGVDYIKTSTGFGPEGATMENVKLMKEIVGNKKMVKAAGGIKTLDDYKSMINAGASRIGSSSGLEILAEIDNNIV is encoded by the coding sequence ATGAAATTTACAAAGAAAGAAGTTGCCAAAACAATTGATCATACTTGTTTAAATCCTGCTGGGAGAATTGCAGATATTCAAAAATTATGTGAAGAGGCTGCTATATATGGTTTTGCTTCTGTAGCAATTGGACCTGATTTTGTAAAATATGCTAGCAAAAAGCTGGAAGGAACAGATGTCAAAGTTGATGTCGCTGTTGGCTTTCCACTTGGGTATAATACAACTGCTACCAAGGTGTTTGAAACAAAGGAAGCAATAGACAATGGAGCAACAGAGGTTGATATGGTAGCTAATTTAGTTGCTGTTAAGGATAAAAGATGGGATAAAGTAAAAGATGATATTAATCAGCTTGCTGATGTCTGTGGAGATATTACATTGAAAGTTATTTTTGAAACCTGTTATTTAAAAAAGGATGAAATAATTAAGCTGGCAGAAATATGTTTAGAGATTGAAGGAGTGGACTATATAAAAACCTCTACTGGTTTTGGCCCTGAGGGAGCTACTATGGAAAATGTGAAATTAATGAAGGAAATAGTAGGCAATAAAAAGATGGTTAAAGCTGCAGGAGGAATAAAGACACTTGATGATTATAAAAGTATGATAAATGCTGGTGCCTCAAGGATAGGGAGTAGTTCTGGTCTGGAAATATTGGCTGAGATTGATAATAATATAGTTTGA
- a CDS encoding sugar ABC transporter ATP-binding protein, whose product MAQEVYALEMQKIVKSFPGVKALNGVDFRVKKGEIHGLIGENGAGKSTLLKILMGVYQKDAVSGDILVNGKKVKINNPIMAEEYGMSAVYQHLMLAPQLSVAENIFLGQQPGKYGVLDWNKMHQETEKILNSLKLNNINPQDRLGDLTNVQQEMVAIAKALSHQANIMIFDEPTALLAEKETAELHRTMEDLKKKGVSIIYVNHRLDEVFEVCDRVTVLRDGQYVGTREIDQVTEDDLIAMMVGRELGDLYYKEDIERGEKILEVKNLNSGQQVKNVSFELYRGEVLGFFGLIGAGRTELVRTIFGANKVDSGEIMVNGEKINIKQPIDSIDSGIGLIPEDRQRQGLALPLSVKDNCSLISSKYSSKAGILDINFEREQSKRNIRELNIKTPSIRQKVKCLSGGNQQKVVIAKWLNIDASILFFDESTVGIDIGAKKEIYKLMAELLKRGKAIVFISSYLPELLGVCDRIAVISEGEITGILDRQEASEEKLLQLATL is encoded by the coding sequence TTGGCACAGGAAGTATATGCACTGGAAATGCAGAAGATAGTAAAATCTTTTCCTGGAGTAAAAGCCCTGAATGGGGTAGATTTCAGGGTAAAAAAAGGAGAAATACATGGATTAATTGGAGAAAATGGAGCAGGGAAATCAACTCTCCTTAAGATTTTAATGGGGGTTTATCAAAAAGATGCTGTTAGTGGTGATATATTAGTAAATGGTAAGAAAGTTAAGATTAATAATCCTATCATGGCAGAGGAATATGGGATGTCAGCAGTTTATCAGCATTTAATGCTTGCCCCTCAGTTATCTGTAGCGGAGAATATTTTCCTGGGACAGCAGCCTGGCAAATATGGTGTTCTTGATTGGAACAAAATGCACCAAGAAACAGAAAAGATATTAAATTCTTTAAAATTAAATAATATTAACCCTCAAGATAGGCTAGGTGATCTGACCAATGTTCAGCAGGAAATGGTGGCCATAGCAAAGGCCCTTTCTCATCAAGCAAATATAATGATTTTTGATGAACCTACAGCCTTATTAGCAGAAAAAGAGACAGCAGAATTACACAGAACAATGGAGGATTTAAAGAAAAAAGGGGTTTCCATTATATATGTTAACCACCGTCTTGATGAAGTTTTTGAGGTTTGTGACCGGGTAACTGTTCTTCGTGATGGACAATATGTGGGCACCAGGGAGATAGATCAGGTTACTGAGGATGACCTAATAGCCATGATGGTTGGTCGTGAACTTGGTGATTTATACTATAAGGAAGATATTGAACGAGGTGAAAAAATCCTCGAAGTTAAAAACTTGAATAGTGGTCAGCAGGTAAAAAATGTTTCTTTTGAACTCTATAGAGGAGAGGTTTTGGGTTTCTTCGGTTTGATAGGTGCCGGGCGAACAGAGCTTGTTAGAACTATTTTTGGAGCAAATAAAGTTGATTCTGGAGAGATTATGGTTAATGGGGAAAAAATAAATATTAAACAACCTATTGATTCAATAGATTCTGGAATTGGTTTAATACCTGAAGATAGGCAGAGACAGGGCCTGGCACTTCCGTTAAGTGTAAAGGATAACTGTAGTCTTATTAGTTCTAAGTATTCAAGTAAAGCTGGTATTTTAGATATCAATTTTGAAAGAGAACAAAGCAAGAGGAATATTAGGGAGTTAAATATTAAAACCCCCTCCATAAGGCAGAAAGTTAAATGCTTGAGTGGAGGTAATCAACAAAAAGTTGTCATTGCCAAATGGTTGAATATAGATGCCTCTATCTTATTTTTTGATGAATCAACAGTTGGTATTGATATAGGGGCTAAAAAAGAAATATATAAATTGATGGCTGAATTGTTAAAAAGAGGTAAAGCAATTGTATTTATTTCCTCTTATTTACCGGAGTTACTTGGTGTTTGTGATAGAATAGCTGTTATTTCTGAAGGTGAGATAACAGGGATTTTAGATAGGCAAGAAGCAAGTGAAGAAAAACTACTTCAGTTAGCTACATTATAA